CGGCTTGATGTGCGGAAACGGATTTTGCTGCTGATGGGGCCAGTTGGCGGCGGGAAGTCGACGCTTGTGACTTTGCTAAAGCGTGGGCTTGAAGAGTATTCAAAAACAGAGCGCGGCGCGGTGTATGCCATTAAAGGGTGCCCGATGCATGAAGATCCGCTTCACCTCATTCCTCACCATTTGCGCGACGATTTTTACCGCGAATACGGCATTCGCATCGAAGGCGAGCTGTCGCCGCTCAATATGATGCGGCTTGAGAAAGAGTACGGCGGACGCATTGAAGACGTGCTAGTGGAGCGCATTTTCTTCTCGGAAAACCGCCGCGTCGGCATCGGGACGTTCAGTCCGTCTGATCCAAAATCGCAAGACATCGCCGATTTAACGGGAAGCATCGATTTTTCAACGATCGCGGAATACGGCTCCGAGTCCGACCCGCGCGCGTACCGGTTTGACGGCGAGCTGAACAAAGCCAACCGCGGGATTATGGAATTTCAAGAGATGTTAAAGTGCGATGAAAAATTTCTTTGGCATTTGCTGTCGCTGACGCAAGAAGGCAATTTCAAGGCTGGGCGGTTTGCTTTAATCAGCGCCGACGAATTGATTATCGCTCATACGAACGAAACGGAATATCGGTCGTTCATCGCCAACAAAAAGAACGAGGCGCTCCATTCGCGCATCATCGTCATGCCGATTCCATACAACTTGCGCGTCTCGGAAGAAGAGCGCATTTACGAAAAAATGATCCGCGAAAGCGATGTCGCCGACGTGCATATCGCTCCACATACGTTGCGGATTGCGGCCATGTTTACGATTTTGACGCGGTTGAAAGAATCGAAGCGGCCGGATGTGGATTTATTGAAGAAAATGCGCTTGTATGATGGCGAAATGATCGAAGGATTCAGCGAGGTCGATGTGGAGGAGCTGAAAAAGGAGCATCCGGACGAGGGGATGAGCGGCATCGACCCACGCTATGTCATCAACCGCATTTCTGCCTGCATCATTCGCAAAGGAGTGCCGTCGATCAATGCGCTTGACGTGCTTCGTTCGTTGAAAGAAGGGTTGGATCAGCATCCGTCGATCACGAAGGAAGACCGCGAGCGGTACTTGAACTTCATTTCGCTTGTGCGTAAAGAATATGACGAAATCGCCAAACAAGAAGTGCAAAAGGCGTTCGTCTATTCGTATGAAGAGTCGGCGAAAACGTTGATGGATAACTATTTGGACAACGTCGAGGCGTACTGCAACAAGACGAAACTGCGCGATCCGCTCACTGGCGAGGAAATGAATCCGGATGAAAAGCTGATGCGCTCGATCGAGGAACAAATCGGCATTTCCGAAAATGCGAAAAAAGCGTTTCGTGAAGAAATTTTAATCCGCATTTCCGCCTATGCGCGCAAAGGGCAGCGATTTGATTACAACTCGCATGAACGGCTGCGCGAGGCAATCCAGAAAAAACTGTTCGCTGATCTAAAAGATATTGTGAAAATTACAACGTCGACGAAAACACCGGATGAGCAGCAGTTGAAAAAAATTAACGAAGTCGTCGCCCGCCTCATTGATGAATACGGGTACAACTCCACGTCAGCCAACGAATTGCTCCGCTATGTCGGCAGCTTGTTGAACCGCTAGGCATGCCTCAAGCGCTGAGGCATGCTTTTTTTATCCTCCTCCTCTGTCTGACCGAGTTGCACAGGGAGGGTCGAGCAAAGACGACGCAGCGAGCTTCGCTAAAAGGAAGAGAACAAGAGGGCGC
Above is a window of Geobacillus thermoleovorans DNA encoding:
- a CDS encoding PrkA family serine protein kinase gives rise to the protein MDILQKIARYREEEEKLKWEGTFAEYLKILKEKPWVAQSAHSRVYNMIKDAGVEEVNGRKRYKFFSQHLFGLEEALERLVEEYFHPAAKRLDVRKRILLLMGPVGGGKSTLVTLLKRGLEEYSKTERGAVYAIKGCPMHEDPLHLIPHHLRDDFYREYGIRIEGELSPLNMMRLEKEYGGRIEDVLVERIFFSENRRVGIGTFSPSDPKSQDIADLTGSIDFSTIAEYGSESDPRAYRFDGELNKANRGIMEFQEMLKCDEKFLWHLLSLTQEGNFKAGRFALISADELIIAHTNETEYRSFIANKKNEALHSRIIVMPIPYNLRVSEEERIYEKMIRESDVADVHIAPHTLRIAAMFTILTRLKESKRPDVDLLKKMRLYDGEMIEGFSEVDVEELKKEHPDEGMSGIDPRYVINRISACIIRKGVPSINALDVLRSLKEGLDQHPSITKEDRERYLNFISLVRKEYDEIAKQEVQKAFVYSYEESAKTLMDNYLDNVEAYCNKTKLRDPLTGEEMNPDEKLMRSIEEQIGISENAKKAFREEILIRISAYARKGQRFDYNSHERLREAIQKKLFADLKDIVKITTSTKTPDEQQLKKINEVVARLIDEYGYNSTSANELLRYVGSLLNR